A single window of Pseudophryne corroboree isolate aPseCor3 chromosome 5, aPseCor3.hap2, whole genome shotgun sequence DNA harbors:
- the LOC134929527 gene encoding uncharacterized protein LOC134929527, which translates to MEDCTDGRGSLLQERRHSLKVKMNPSLYKEPTVGPLTIYRMELNYVQNYHKWEYGAADPQKSSKVVMMIGESGSGKTTLINAIINYIFGVEWKYDYRLELIIEKSQRSKVNIYQINHAEDFRIQDSLTIIDTNGYGDTADKKIIQLIREFFSSSDLNHVDALCFVNPSPAAHVIPTQHMFDSVLSIFGQSIRENITFFNTFTDGQDTPDPAAMTGALCMKGYKHFTFNTSVLHANNCPSEGNKDECAAHERQWVMGMESIESFLKHVSNLSRKTVTLNTDVLMSSNALEVTLEGQILKIEEAMSKLHELEQTATLLKRHRVDIEENEHFEFQVQKIVKKKQPTRETSTNCGACLSTCHRDCLVFSKKFIYFCEVFHWNATCKVCGHGKDLHSSENLLWQITMESTRITYSSVRERYKKDNKEMTYARVLEELKTETEKVEEEALRLIRSATGSYQLLEGKSTRSVEDFINLLIATERHERKSGFKERIEMLNKARLKLKVCNTSGVEERFAHSK; encoded by the coding sequence GATCTTTGTTGCAGGAACGTCGACATTCTCTAAAGGTGAAAATGAATCCTTCCTTATATAAAGAGCCCACTGTGGGACCACTGACCATTTATAGGATGGAGTTAAACTATGTTCAAAATTATCACAAATGGGAGTATGGAGCTGCAGACCCACAAAAGAGCAGCAAAGTCGTAATGATGATTGGTGAATCCGGATCTGGCAAAACGACTCTGATTAATGCCATAATTAACTACATCTTTGGCGTGGAGTGGAAATACGATTACAGACTGGAACTAATTATAGAGAAGAGCCAGCGATCCAAAGTCAACATTTATCAGATCAACCACGCAGAGGACTTTCGTATCCAGGATTCCCTGACCATCATCGACACTAACGGGTATGGAGACACAGCAGATAAGAAGATTATACAGCTGATACGAGAGTTCTTCTCCAGCTCTGACCTCAACCACGTTGACGCCTTATGTTTTGTGAATCCCTCGCCCGCGGCTCACGTAATACCAACACAGCACATGTTTGACTCAGTCCTCTCCATATTTGGCCAAAGCATAAGGGAGAACATCACCTTCTTTAACACTTTTACTGACGGTCAAGACACACCAGATCCGGCTGCGATGACTGGGGCTCTATGCATGAAAGGTTATAAGCACTTCACCTTCAATACCTCTGTCTTGCATGCCAATAATTGCCCCAGCGAGGGCAATAAGGACGAATGTGCTGctcatgagaggcagtgggtgatggggatggAAAGCATTGAAAGCTTTTTAAAGCATGTGTCCAATCTATCGAGAAAGACGGTGACTTTAAATACAGATGTTCTCATGAGCAGCAATGCCCTTGAGGTGACGTTGGAAGGGCAGATCCTTAAAATAGAGGAAGCGATGTCGAAACTGCATGAGCTGGAGCAAACGGCAACCCTACTGAAACGCCACCGAGTTGATATTGAAGAGAACGAACATTTTGAGTTCCAAGTGCAGAAAATAGTTAAAAAAAAGCAGCCTACAAGGGAGACGTCCACCAACTGCGGCGCGTGCCTGTCCACGTGCCATCGCGACTGCCTGGTGTTTTCCAAGAAGTTCATTTATTTTTGTGAAGTTTTTCATTGGAATGCAACGTGTAAAGTGTGCGGTCACGGCAAAGACCTCCACTCTTCCGAGAACCTCCTGTGGCAAATCACGATGGAAAGCACCAGGATCACTTACTCTAGCGTCAGGGAGAGGTACAAGAAGGATAACAAGGAGATGACATACGCCAGGGTTCTGGAAGAACTGAAGACTGAGACAGAGAAGGTGGAAGAAGAGGCGCTGAGGCTCATCCGCAGTGCTACCGGCAGCTATCAACTGCTTGAAGGGAAATCGACCAGGTCAGTTGAGGACTTCATCAATCTGCTCATTGCCACCGAGAGACATGAAAGAAAGAGCGGATTTAAAGAAAGAATTGAGATGCTGAATAAAGCCAGATTAAAGTTAAAGGTGTGCAACACATCTGGAGTGGAAGAACGTTTCGCGCACAGCAAATAG